Proteins from one Paenibacillus amylolyticus genomic window:
- a CDS encoding 3D domain-containing protein: MIKQFSIQQKHIRGILIGCVMFAGMMISLNQAGAYTFEEESTVLHIESRNSEDPITAASNKSDLELPEQARGTYSGEAQLTTMVYMALLWTPQPMVIPRPELPEKQVADPSMPVLAPRSKQVLGTQKVTATGYTAGVESTGKGPKHPQYGITYSGVKVRRDKETVSTIAADPKLFPMGSILYIPGYGYGIVADTGSAIKGNKIDLYFPTTKQVYKEWGKKDVEVQVIRQGAGKCTEKMLSELADAIDVYKSVPDSWLDKAI; the protein is encoded by the coding sequence ATGATAAAGCAATTTTCAATTCAGCAGAAACACATACGGGGTATACTGATTGGCTGCGTGATGTTTGCAGGCATGATGATCAGCCTGAACCAGGCGGGTGCGTATACATTTGAAGAGGAAAGTACAGTCCTTCATATCGAGAGCCGAAACAGTGAAGATCCGATTACGGCTGCTTCAAACAAATCTGATCTGGAATTGCCTGAACAGGCCCGTGGTACTTACAGCGGGGAGGCCCAGCTGACAACCATGGTGTACATGGCTCTACTGTGGACACCGCAACCGATGGTCATTCCGAGGCCTGAGCTTCCAGAGAAACAAGTGGCTGATCCGTCTATGCCCGTGCTTGCTCCACGTTCAAAACAGGTGCTGGGTACACAGAAGGTGACGGCTACGGGATATACGGCAGGTGTGGAATCTACAGGAAAAGGTCCCAAACACCCACAATACGGAATTACGTATTCCGGTGTAAAAGTACGCCGTGATAAAGAAACGGTCTCCACGATTGCAGCGGATCCGAAGTTGTTCCCAATGGGCTCCATTCTGTATATTCCGGGCTATGGATACGGGATTGTTGCAGATACCGGTTCGGCGATCAAAGGCAATAAAATTGACCTGTATTTTCCAACAACCAAGCAAGTGTATAAGGAATGGGGCAAAAAGGATGTGGAGGTACAGGTGATCAGGCAAGGCGCTGGAAAGTGTACAGAAAAGATGCTCAGCGAGTTGGCGGATGCGATCGATGTGTACAAATCTGTACCGGACTCTTGGTTGGACAAGGCCATTTAA